The following coding sequences lie in one Indicator indicator isolate 239-I01 chromosome 2, UM_Iind_1.1, whole genome shotgun sequence genomic window:
- the XPO5 gene encoding exportin-5: MSAEQVSGLCEQLVKAVTVIMDPASTQRYRLEALKFCEEFKEKCPICVPCGLKLAEKTQTAIVRHFGLQILEHVVKFRWNSMPRLEKVYLKNNVMGLISNGTQSILEEESHIKDVLSRIVVEMIKREWPQHWPDMLKELDTLSKQGETQTELVMFILLRLAEDVVTFQTLPTQRRRDIQQTLTQNMEKIFSFLLTTLQQNVNKYRHMKTELAQEPKAQANCRVGIAALNTLAGYIDWVALSHITADNCKLLEMLCLLLNEPELQIGASECLLIAVSRKGKLEDRKPLMVLFGDVAMHYILSAAQTADGEGLVEKHYVFLKRLCQVLCALGSQLCALLGSDSDVETPANFGKYLEAFLAFTTHPSQFLRSSTQITWGALFRHEVLSHDPLLLAMIPKYLRASMTNLVKVGFPSKTDSPSCEYSRFDFDSDEDFNAFFNSFRAQQGEVMRMACRLDPRTGFQMAGEWLKYQLTAPVDAGPMNSCSRTGEGLCSIFSPSFVQWDAMTFFSESVISQMFRTMDKDDIPVNDGIDLLQLVLNFETKDPLILSCVLTNVSALFPFVTYRPECLPQVLSKLFASVTFEVIEESKAPRTRAVKNVRRHACSSIIKMCRDYPQLVLPNFEMLYNHVKQLLSNELLLTQMEKCALMEALVLISNQFKDYQRQKAFLEELMAPVAGLWLSPEMQRVLSDPEAFISYVGADNKIADPVLEDPSGLNRSRISFCVYTILGVVKRARWPAATEEAKAGGFLLGYMPSGTPIYRNPCTEQVLKLFDNLLALIRTHNNLYMPEMVARLGETFAKALDMLEVEKNAILGLPQPLLELYDSPVYKTVLERMQGFFCTLYDNCFHILGNAGPSMQQDFYTVEGLATQLLSSAFINLNNIPDYRLRPMLRVFVKPLVLSCPSEYYETLVCPMLGPLFTYLHVRLSQKWQVINQRSMLCEDDAADDNPESQEMLEEQLVRLLTREVMDLITVCCVSKKGVEHNTTAAVDGDDDEAMATEVTPPASAELTELGKCLMNQEDVCTALLITAYASLSWKDTLSCQRTTTQLCWPLLKQVLPGNLLPDAVSWFFTSVLKGLQIHGQHDGCMAALVHLAFQIYEALRPRYTELKAVMEQIPDIPRDSLEQFDSKLLNPALQKVADKRRKDHFKRLIAGCIGKPLAEQFRKEVHIRNLPSLFKKVKPSLETDVLQNEDGEGLTALFEA, translated from the exons ATGTCCGCCGAACAAGTAAGCGGCCTTTGTGAGCAGCTAGTGAAGGCGGTAACAGTGATCATGGACCCGGCCTCCACTCAGCGTTACCGTCTGGAGGCGCTCAAG TTCTGCGAGGAGTTCAAAGAGAAGTGTCCCATATGCGTGCCCTGCGGGCTGAAGCTGGCTGAGAAGACGCAGACGGCCATCGTCCGGCACTTTGGCCTCCAGATCCTGGAGCATGTGGTCAA ATTCCGCTGGAACAGCATGCCTCGCCTGGAAAAAGTTTATCTAAAGAACAATGTCATGGGCCTCATATCCAAT GGAACTCAAAGTATTCTGGAGGAGGAAAGTCACATTAAAGATGTTTTGTCTCGCATTGTGGTGGAGATGATAAAGCGTGAATGGCCTCAGCACTGGCCTGACATGCTAAAAGAGCTGGATACCCTCTCAAAGCAAGGG GAAACTCAGACAGAACTGGTGATGTTCATCCTCCTACGGTTGGCAGAGGATGTGGTGACTTTTCAAACTCTGCCTACCCAGAGACGACGAGATATCCAACAAACCCTCACCCAGAACATGGAGAAGATTTTCAGCTTTCTGTTAACTACCCTGCAGCAGAATGTTAACAAGTACAGACACATG aaaacTGAGCTGGCTCAGGAACCAAAG GCCCAGGCAAACTGCCGTGTGGGGATAGCAGCGCTCAACACGTTGGCTGGCTACATTGACTGGGTGGCTCTGAGCCACATTACAGCAGACAACTGCAAACTCTTGGAGATGTTGTGTCTGCTCCTAAATGAGCCTGAGCTCCAAATAGGAGCATCAGAATGTCTCCTGATTGCTGTCAGCAGGAAA GGTAAGCTGGAGGACCGTAAGCCTCTGATGGTCTTGTTCGGAGACGTTGCCATGCACTACATTCTCTCTGCTGCCCA GACAGCAGATGGAGAAGGCCTGGTGGAGAAGCACTATGTTTTCTTGAAGAGGCTTTGCCAAGTTTTGTGTGCATTGGGCAGCCAGCTGTGTGCATTACTA GGCTCAGATTCTGATGTGGAAACGCCAGCCAACTTTGGAAAATACCTTGAGGCATTTTTAGCCTTCACAACCCATCCCAGCCAG TTTCTGCGTTCTTCCACCCAGATCACTTGGGGAGCCCTCTTTCGGCATGAAGTTTTGTCTCACGACCCCTTATTGCTGGCTATGATTCCTAAGTATCTCCGTGCATCTATGACCAACCTAGTGAAG GTGGGCTTTCCCTCTAAAACAGACAGCCCCAGTTGTGAATACTCACGCTTTGATTTTGACAGTGATGAGGACTTCAATGCCTTCTTCAACT ctTTCCGAGCCCAGCAAGGCGAGGTGATGAGGATGGCTTGTCGTTTGGACCCTCGAACTGGTTTCCAAATGGCTGGTGAATGGCTGAAGTACCAGCTCACAGCTCCTGTTGATGCTGGACCTATGAATT CCTGCT CTAGAACAGGCGAAGGTCTCTGCTCCatcttctctccatcctttgtgCAGTGGGATGCCATGACCTTCTTCTCAGAGAGTGTCATCAGCCAGATGTTTCGAACCATGGATAAAGAC GACATCCCAGTGAATGATGGCATAGATCTCCTGCAGCTGGTCCTCAATTTTGAAACAAAGGATCCACTCATTCTGTCCTGTGTGCTCACTAATGTCTCTGCTCTCTTCCCATTTGTCACTTACCGACCAGAATGCCTACCTCAAGTACTTTCTAAG CTGTTTGCTTCAGTTACCTTTGAAGTTATAGAAGAAAGTAAG GCTCCTAGAACTCGAGCAGTGAAGAATGTGAGAAGGCATGCATGCTCTTCAATCATAAAGATGTGTCGAGATTACCCTCAGCTTGTCCTG CCAAACTTTGAGATGTTGTACAACCATGTGAAGCAGTTGCTCTCCAATGAGCTACTTCTGACCCAGATGGAGAAATGTGCTCTTATGGAGGCCCTTGTCCTCATCAGCAACCAGTTCAAGGACTATCAGCGGCAGAAAGCTTTCCTGGAGGAGCTCATGGCTCCTGTAGCTGGACTATGGCTTTCCCCAGAGATGCAGAG AGTCCTCTCAGATCCTGAAGCCTTTATCTCCTACGTGGGTGCAGACAACAAAATTGCTGATCCTGTCTTGGAAGATCCTAGTGGCCTGAACCGCTCTAGA ATAAGCTTTTGTGTATACACCATTCTGGGCGTCGTGAAACGAGCTCGCTGGCCTGCTGCTACTGAAGAGGCAAAAGCTGGAGGATTCTTGCTGGGATACATGCCCAGCGGAACTCCGATCTACCGTAatccctgcactgagcaggtcCTGAAGCTTTTTGACAATTTACTTGCTCTTATAAG GACTCACAACAATCTCTACATGCCAGAGATGGTGGCTagactgggagaaacatttgcAAAAGCCTTAGACATGCTGGAGGTGGAGAAGAATGCCATCCTAG gtctccctcagcctctgctggagcTTTACGATTCTCCTGTTTACAAAACAGTCCTGGAAAGGATGCAGGGCTTCTTTTGTACCCTGTACGACAACTG tTTCCACATCCTGGGAAATGCAGGCCCTTCCATGCAGCAGGATTTCTATACTGTTGAGGGTCTCGccacccagctcctcagctcagCTTTCATCAATCTCAACAACATTCCTGATTATAGACTGCGCCCCATGCTCC GTGTGTTTGTGAAGCCCTTGGTACTCTCCTGCCCTTCAGAATACTATGAAACCCTTGTCTGCCCTATGCTGGGACCACTCTTTACCTATCTGCACGTG AGGTTGTCTCAGAAATGGCAGGTGATCAACCAGCGAAGCATGCTCTG CGAGGACGATGCTGCAGATGACAACCCAGAGTCTCAGGAGATGCTTGAGGAACAGCTGGTCAGACTGCTGACCCGAGAAGTGATGGATCTTATCA CTGTCTGCTGTGTTTCTAAGAAAGGTGTTGAGCATAACACTACTGCTGCTGTAGATGGAGATG ATGATGAGGCAATGGCCACGGAGGTGACTCCCCCTGCCAGCGCAGAGCTCACTGAGCTTGGCAAGTGTCTAATGAACCAAGAG GATGTGTGTACTGCGCTGCTGATCACTGCCTATGCATCCCTCTCCTGGAAGGACACCTTGTCCTGCCAAAGAACCACAACACAGCTTTGCTGGCCGCTGCTCAAACAG GTGCTTCCAGGAAACCTTCTGCCCGATGCCGTGTCCTGGTTTTTCACAAGTGTGCTGAAGGGCTTACAGATACATGGGCAGCACGATGGCTGCATGGCAGCTCTTGTCCACCTGGCGTTCCAGATCTACGAGGCCTTG CGCCCTCGCTACACTGAGCTGAAGGCTGTGATGGAGCAGATCCCAGATATCCCGAGGGACTCTTTGGAACAGTTTGATTCAAAGCTTCTTAATCCAGCGTTGCAGAAGGTGGCAGATAAGCGCCGGAAGGATCATTTCAAGCGCCTCATTGCAGGTTGCATTGGG AAGCCTCTCGCAGAGCAGTTCCGCAAGGAGGTTCATATCCGGAACCTCCCATCTCTCTTCAAAAAGGTGAAGCCATCACTGGAGACCGATGTGCTACAAAATGAGGATGGAGAAGGCCTCACTGCACTCTTCGAGGCCTGA